A stretch of the Equus caballus isolate H_3958 breed thoroughbred chromosome X, TB-T2T, whole genome shotgun sequence genome encodes the following:
- the ARL13A gene encoding ADP-ribosylation factor-like protein 13A, whose protein sequence is MFRLLTSCWSRLKTTQETRRSVTIIMIGLDNSGKTVLLEVFQRLLPSRMGHCLKSELTTLLLDEYEVSIYDLNGDKKGREIWPNYYAQAHGLVFVLDSSDLERMQEVKIILTRLLSDKRVAGKPILLMANKQDKKNALLPCDIVEYLLLERLVNENKSLCRVEPCSAINNLQRRNHQSIIEGLRWLLAAIGDKHEELCTRQQPLTSSLPTSKSTRGSGARWPSDSFTTRMGTSKAKRQHLGPCSMEARPLKPILHKEELRLRPKKNISVTFALDEPTKEGECSGRNGARNTTELYYKPGDDSQPPAPYVADNHFEEPRAKSRMDSWDAEEILLESSCEEVLKSCEY, encoded by the exons ATGTTCCGGCTACTGACCTCCTGCTGGTCTCGTCTAAAGACAACACAAGAGACACGAAG gagtGTGACCATCATTATGATCGGACTAGACAACTCAGGCAAAACAGTTCTTTTGGAGGTCTTCCAAAGAC TACTTCCCAGTAGGATGGGCCATTGCCTGAAATCTGAGCTAACTACACTCCTGCTGGATGAGTATGAAGTTTCCATCTATGACCTGAACGGAGACAAGAAGGGACGAGAAATCTGGCCAAACTACTATGCACAGGCACACGGGCTTGTTTTTGTCCTGGATTCCAGCGACTTAGAACGCATGCAGGAAGTGAAGATCATCCTAACACGTCTGCTGTCTGACAAAAGAGTGGCAGGGAAACCCATCCTGCT CATGGCAAACAAACAAGACAAGAAGAACGCCCTCTTACCTTGTGATATTGTCGAATATCTACTCCTGGAAAGGCTAGTGAATGAGAACAAGTCCCTGTGCCGAGTG GAACCCTGTTCAGCCATCAATAACCTCCAAAGAAGGAACCATCAGTCCATAATTGAAGGGTTACGCTGGCTGTTAGCTGCTATTGGGGATAAACATGAAGAGCTATGTACTCGTCAACAGCCACTCACCTCGAGCCTTCCAACCTCCAAGAGTACCAGAGGCTCTGGTGCAAGATGGCCATCGGACAG CTTCACTACCAGGATGGGAACATCCAAAGCAAAAAGACAGCATCTAGGACCATGCTCCATGGAAGCTAGGCCCCTAAAGCCAATCCTCCAC AAAGAAGAGTTAAGATTAAGACCTAAAAAGAATATATCGGTAACATTTGCTTTAGACGAACCCACGAAGGAAGGTGAATGTTCTGGAAGAAATGGAGCTCGGAATACAACTGAGCTTTACTACAAACCGGGTGATgactcccagcccccagctccatATGTTGCTGACAATCATTTTGAAG AACCCAGGGCAAAAAGCAGAATGGACTCCTGGGACGCAGAGGAGATATTGCTGGAGAGTTCCTGTGAAGAAGTCCT